One part of the Sardina pilchardus chromosome 5, fSarPil1.1, whole genome shotgun sequence genome encodes these proteins:
- the fam76b gene encoding protein FAM76B isoform X2, translating into MATSALYACTKCNQRYPFEELSQGQQLCKECRIAHPIVKCTYCRSEFQQESKTNTICKKCAQNVKQFGTPKPCQYCNIIAAFIGTKCQRCTNSEKKYGPPQTCEQCKQQCAFDRKEEGRRKVDGKLLCWLCTLSYRRVLQKTKEQRKGLGSSHSNSSSLSEKEHQRQHHHHHHQHRHSSSHHNHKSSSIQKETPKKKPKLEMKPSNGDSSSIAQSVDSGGTDNFILISQLKEEVMGLKRLLQQRDQTILDKDRKLTELKADFQYQESNMRVKMNNMEKAHKEAMEQQQAKNRELMKQVAALSKGKKFDRSGSSLLLP; encoded by the exons atGGCAACATCGGCCCTTTACGCGTGTACAAAATGTAACCAGCGATATCCGTTCGAGGAGCTATCCCAGGGACAACAACTGTGCAAG GAGTGTCGAATCGCACACCCTATTGTTAAATGTACATACTGCAGGTCTGAATTTCAGCAGGAGAG caaaacaaacacaatctgCAAGAAATGTGCCCAGAATGTGAAACAGTTTGGGACG CCAAAGCCGTGTCAGTATTGCAACATTATTGCTGCATTCATCGGAACAAAGTGTCAACGCTGCACAAATTCTGAAAAGAAGTATGGCCCTCCACAGACCTGCGAGCAGTGCAAGCAGCAGTGTGCCTTCGACAGGAAAGAGGAAGGGCGGCGAAAG GTGGATGGGAAGCTCCTGTGCTGGCTGTGTACTCTGTCGTATCGCCGCGTGCTCCAGAAGACCAAGGAGCAGCGGAAAGGCCTGGGCTCGTCTCACTCCAACTCGTCATCGCTCAGCGAAAAGGAGCACcagagacagcaccatcaccaccaccaccaacaccgcCACAGCAGCTCGCACCACAA CCACAAATCATCCTCCATTCAGAAGGAGACTCCAAAGAAGAAACCAAAGCTAGAGATGAAGCCATCAAATGGAGACAG CAGCTCAATTGCCCAGTCTGTGGATTCAGGAGGAACTGACAACTTCATCCTCATCAGCcagctgaaggaggaggtgatgggtCTTAAGAGACTTCTGCAGCAGCGAGATCAAACCATCTTGGACAAGGACCGGAAG CTCACTGAGCTGAAGGCAGATTTTCAGTACCAGGAGTCAAATATGAGGGTGAAGATGAACAACATGGAGAAAGCCCATAAGGAGGCCATGGAGCAGCAACAG GCCAAAAATCGCGAGTTGATGAAACAAGTGGCTGCACTTTCCAAAGGGAAGAAGTTTGATCGCTCTGGAAGTTCTCTCCTGTTGCCATAA
- the fam76b gene encoding protein FAM76B isoform X1, whose translation MATSALYACTKCNQRYPFEELSQGQQLCKECRIAHPIVKCTYCRSEFQQESKTNTICKKCAQNVKQFGTPKPCQYCNIIAAFIGTKCQRCTNSEKKYGPPQTCEQCKQQCAFDRKEEGRRKVDGKLLCWLCTLSYRRVLQKTKEQRKGLGSSHSNSSSLSEKEHQRQHHHHHHQHRHSSSHHKLSGSLSPEQEQGLWKQSHKSSSIQKETPKKKPKLEMKPSNGDSSSIAQSVDSGGTDNFILISQLKEEVMGLKRLLQQRDQTILDKDRKLTELKADFQYQESNMRVKMNNMEKAHKEAMEQQQAKNRELMKQVAALSKGKKFDRSGSSLLLP comes from the exons atGGCAACATCGGCCCTTTACGCGTGTACAAAATGTAACCAGCGATATCCGTTCGAGGAGCTATCCCAGGGACAACAACTGTGCAAG GAGTGTCGAATCGCACACCCTATTGTTAAATGTACATACTGCAGGTCTGAATTTCAGCAGGAGAG caaaacaaacacaatctgCAAGAAATGTGCCCAGAATGTGAAACAGTTTGGGACG CCAAAGCCGTGTCAGTATTGCAACATTATTGCTGCATTCATCGGAACAAAGTGTCAACGCTGCACAAATTCTGAAAAGAAGTATGGCCCTCCACAGACCTGCGAGCAGTGCAAGCAGCAGTGTGCCTTCGACAGGAAAGAGGAAGGGCGGCGAAAG GTGGATGGGAAGCTCCTGTGCTGGCTGTGTACTCTGTCGTATCGCCGCGTGCTCCAGAAGACCAAGGAGCAGCGGAAAGGCCTGGGCTCGTCTCACTCCAACTCGTCATCGCTCAGCGAAAAGGAGCACcagagacagcaccatcaccaccaccaccaacaccgcCACAGCAGCTCGCACCACAA GCTCAGTGGTAGCCTGAGTCCAGAGCAAGAGCAGGGATTATGGAAGCAGAG CCACAAATCATCCTCCATTCAGAAGGAGACTCCAAAGAAGAAACCAAAGCTAGAGATGAAGCCATCAAATGGAGACAG CAGCTCAATTGCCCAGTCTGTGGATTCAGGAGGAACTGACAACTTCATCCTCATCAGCcagctgaaggaggaggtgatgggtCTTAAGAGACTTCTGCAGCAGCGAGATCAAACCATCTTGGACAAGGACCGGAAG CTCACTGAGCTGAAGGCAGATTTTCAGTACCAGGAGTCAAATATGAGGGTGAAGATGAACAACATGGAGAAAGCCCATAAGGAGGCCATGGAGCAGCAACAG GCCAAAAATCGCGAGTTGATGAAACAAGTGGCTGCACTTTCCAAAGGGAAGAAGTTTGATCGCTCTGGAAGTTCTCTCCTGTTGCCATAA